In one window of Frigoriglobus tundricola DNA:
- a CDS encoding EF-hand domain-containing protein, producing the protein MAADDKKQEIDDKVTVLVRDRFGGNYRAAFAHYDDDGSGAIDKDELKLLLSDAGIGSGLTRWSWASGIMKEVDTDGDGGISWAEFEAVFRSNKS; encoded by the coding sequence ATGGCAGCCGACGACAAGAAGCAAGAGATCGACGACAAGGTGACGGTACTCGTCCGCGACCGGTTCGGCGGGAACTACAGGGCCGCGTTTGCGCACTACGATGACGACGGTAGCGGGGCTATCGACAAGGACGAGCTGAAACTACTTCTGTCGGACGCGGGGATCGGGAGCGGGCTAACCCGGTGGTCGTGGGCGAGCGGGATCATGAAAGAAGTTGATACGGACGGCGACGGCGGAATCTCATGGGCCGAGTTCGAGGCCGTGTTCCGATCCAACAAGTCGTGA
- a CDS encoding response regulator produces the protein MLAGRFLEALTCSATTSTRTTPPLRVLCIDDNHDVADSAVDLLRAVGFESLACYDGPTALIEAVSFLPGVCLIDLNMPGMDGDEVAIKLREQADGVPLVLVAVTAASNDRDSTRIRDAGFDMHFVKPVDPHQLVLVVDTLWRAWHRWVLKSSSR, from the coding sequence GTGCTCGCTGGCCGATTCTTGGAGGCACTCACGTGCAGCGCCACAACATCCACCCGAACGACGCCGCCCCTCCGGGTGCTGTGCATTGACGACAATCATGACGTGGCGGACTCCGCCGTGGACCTGCTGCGGGCCGTCGGGTTCGAGTCGCTGGCATGCTACGACGGGCCGACGGCACTGATCGAGGCGGTGAGCTTTCTACCGGGCGTTTGTCTCATCGACCTGAACATGCCGGGGATGGACGGGGACGAGGTGGCGATCAAGTTGCGCGAGCAGGCGGACGGGGTGCCGCTCGTGCTCGTGGCGGTCACCGCGGCGAGCAACGACCGGGACAGCACGCGCATCCGGGACGCGGGGTTCGACATGCACTTCGTCAAACCCGTCGACCCTCACCAGTTGGTATTGGTGGTTGACACGTTGTGGCGCGCGTGGCACCGGTGGGTGCTCAAGTCGTCGAGTCGGTAA
- a CDS encoding response regulator, with protein sequence MLPAAYTSGDAAPLSILVVDNFRDGADSLADLLRLCGYEVQTAYDAETALAAQCPDVVILELRLPGDDGWELVRRLRKRFAARQPEFIAVTTCGMERDRRRSEAAGGHAHLLKPLEPGVLMSVLKRFTEVPVEMN encoded by the coding sequence ATGCTTCCGGCCGCTTACACTTCCGGCGATGCGGCCCCCCTTTCGATCTTGGTCGTCGACAACTTCCGGGACGGTGCCGACAGCCTCGCCGACCTCCTGCGCCTTTGCGGGTACGAAGTGCAAACGGCTTACGACGCTGAAACGGCACTCGCGGCTCAATGTCCCGATGTGGTGATACTGGAATTGCGCTTGCCTGGCGACGACGGCTGGGAACTCGTGCGAAGGCTGCGAAAGCGGTTCGCAGCCCGGCAGCCCGAGTTCATCGCCGTCACCACCTGTGGGATGGAGCGGGACCGCCGGCGGTCGGAAGCGGCGGGGGGCCACGCCCACCTGCTCAAACCCCTCGAACCCGGGGTGCTCATGAGCGTTTTGAAGCGGTTCACCGAAGTGCCCGTTGAAATGAATTGA
- a CDS encoding ribonuclease HI, with protein MRHSRRMAERTEIQTDGTFNNQTGIGGWAAVIARTSSGRQEGTSAYEMELKALVEAVKMVPGPCTVDSDHEGIIGLAHDGRAPRMCRPLWDELYAAAAGKDIVFEWKKRDQTLGSRLAHQLARDAEKGRTV; from the coding sequence TTGCGGCACTCTCGCCGCATGGCCGAGCGCACCGAGATTCAAACGGACGGAACCTTCAACAACCAGACCGGTATCGGCGGGTGGGCGGCTGTGATCGCCCGCACGTCATCCGGGCGGCAGGAAGGCACTTCGGCATACGAGATGGAATTGAAGGCACTGGTCGAGGCCGTGAAGATGGTCCCAGGGCCGTGTACCGTGGACAGCGATCACGAGGGGATCATCGGCCTCGCGCATGACGGGCGGGCACCGCGAATGTGCCGACCGCTCTGGGACGAGCTTTATGCGGCAGCCGCAGGGAAGGACATCGTGTTCGAGTGGAAGAAGCGAGATCAAACGCTGGGCTCCCGGCTAGCGCACCAACTCGCGAGGGATGCTGAGAAGGGGCGCACCGTGTAA
- a CDS encoding PRC-barrel domain-containing protein, with amino-acid sequence MMTSTILRAGALTALLFGTSVASAQPPAPSAAHDHNHYRAKQVIGTKILIAGDTTVGTVDDLVFDDAGNLEYLIVENGGKLFTVPFEAAKFNVEKKMAVLSLTAEQYKVIPTYTATTYPSFYTPTYRTETYKYYGVTPRELRRPGPPVIVRP; translated from the coding sequence ATGATGACGAGCACCATACTGCGCGCCGGCGCGCTGACCGCCCTGCTGTTCGGGACTTCCGTGGCATCCGCCCAGCCGCCGGCCCCATCGGCCGCCCACGATCACAACCACTACCGCGCCAAGCAGGTGATCGGGACCAAGATCCTGATCGCCGGGGACACGACCGTCGGCACCGTCGACGACCTGGTGTTCGACGACGCCGGGAACCTCGAGTACCTGATCGTGGAGAACGGGGGCAAGCTGTTCACCGTCCCGTTCGAGGCGGCCAAGTTCAACGTCGAGAAGAAGATGGCGGTGCTGTCGCTGACCGCCGAACAGTACAAGGTGATCCCGACGTACACGGCCACCACGTACCCGAGCTTCTACACCCCGACGTACCGCACCGAGACGTACAAGTATTACGGCGTGACCCCGCGCGAGCTGCGCCGGCCCGGGCCGCCGGTCATCGTCCGCCCGTAA
- a CDS encoding DUF1501 domain-containing protein, whose protein sequence is MNAHISPAPNTHLARRAFLGTGALGLGSIALSGLMARPGSTAASDLPSPPRVAVPPFKLGPATARRVIMIFASGGLSQHDLFDEKPLLNKRRGEELPNSVRKEQRITGVTEKQGALPVVGTCFKFKPYGKSGLRMSELFREMGAFADDMCLVRSVQTDHVLHEAAMSILFTGSQQLGRPSWGSWASYALGAENKDLPEFVVMLSGSRDGGSPPHPRMWHNGYLAGRYQGCPFRGGKEPVFFVANPDGIDAKARRRVLDGVKALNELEAAVSGDPGVTTRIQAYEMAARMQTSVPELTDLSKEPADVLEQYGAEPGKESFANNCLLARRLAERGVRFIQLMDGGWDHHDNIPVILKQKMAGADKPIAALLRDLKDRGMLEDTVVIFCGEFGRTSYCEGPLSFASYGRDHHQLCGGLLLIGGGFRGGIAYGETDEWGWDVVKDPVHVHDVQATVLHALGLDHLKLVTRYQGRDFRLTDVAGTVVKPILE, encoded by the coding sequence ATGAATGCCCACATCTCCCCCGCTCCAAATACTCACCTGGCGCGGCGCGCGTTCCTGGGCACCGGCGCGCTCGGCCTCGGCTCGATCGCGCTTTCGGGTTTGATGGCCCGGCCCGGTTCCACCGCAGCCAGCGACTTGCCGAGTCCCCCCCGCGTGGCGGTGCCCCCATTCAAGTTGGGCCCGGCAACGGCCCGGCGCGTCATCATGATCTTTGCCTCGGGTGGCCTCTCCCAACACGACCTCTTTGACGAGAAGCCGCTGCTGAACAAGCGGCGCGGTGAGGAACTCCCCAACTCGGTGCGCAAGGAGCAGCGCATCACCGGCGTGACGGAGAAGCAGGGGGCGCTGCCGGTGGTCGGCACGTGCTTCAAGTTCAAGCCGTACGGCAAGAGCGGCTTGCGCATGTCCGAACTATTTCGGGAGATGGGAGCCTTCGCCGACGACATGTGCCTGGTGCGCTCGGTGCAGACCGACCACGTGCTGCACGAGGCCGCGATGTCGATCCTGTTCACCGGGTCGCAACAGCTCGGCCGGCCGTCGTGGGGTTCGTGGGCGAGCTACGCCCTGGGCGCGGAGAACAAGGACCTCCCGGAGTTCGTCGTGATGCTCTCGGGGTCGCGCGACGGCGGGTCCCCGCCGCACCCACGAATGTGGCACAACGGCTACCTCGCGGGGCGCTACCAGGGCTGCCCGTTCCGCGGGGGCAAGGAGCCGGTGTTCTTCGTCGCCAACCCCGACGGGATCGACGCCAAGGCGCGGCGGCGGGTGCTCGACGGCGTGAAAGCGCTGAACGAACTCGAGGCCGCCGTGAGTGGAGACCCCGGCGTGACGACGCGCATCCAGGCTTACGAAATGGCGGCGCGGATGCAGACGAGCGTGCCAGAACTCACGGACCTCTCGAAAGAACCGGCCGACGTACTCGAACAGTACGGGGCGGAACCGGGCAAGGAGTCATTCGCGAACAACTGCCTGCTGGCCCGCCGGTTGGCCGAGCGCGGTGTGCGGTTCATCCAACTCATGGACGGCGGCTGGGACCACCATGACAACATCCCGGTCATCCTCAAGCAGAAGATGGCCGGCGCGGACAAGCCGATCGCGGCGCTCTTGCGCGACCTCAAAGATCGCGGGATGCTCGAGGACACGGTCGTGATCTTCTGCGGCGAGTTCGGACGCACGAGTTACTGTGAGGGCCCGTTGTCGTTCGCCTCGTACGGTCGCGACCATCACCAACTCTGCGGTGGGCTGCTTCTCATCGGCGGCGGCTTCCGCGGCGGCATTGCCTACGGAGAGACCGACGAGTGGGGCTGGGATGTGGTAAAAGACCCCGTGCACGTCCACGACGTCCAGGCGACCGTACTCCACGCTCTGGGGCTCGACCACCTGAAACTCGTCACGCGGTACCAGGGCCGCGACTTTCGTTTAACGGACGTGGCGGGAACAGTGGTGAAGCCGATTCTGGAATAA